From Salvelinus namaycush isolate Seneca unplaced genomic scaffold, SaNama_1.0 Scaffold60, whole genome shotgun sequence, one genomic window encodes:
- the LOC120042030 gene encoding gamma-gliadin-like, with product MLTLGSWAKSDQSYPRPDQNYPRPDQNYPRPDQNYPRPDQNYPRPDQSYPTPDQSYPTSDQSYPRPDQSYPTSDQSYPRPDQSYPTPDQSYPTSDQSYPRPDQNYPRPEQSYPRPDQNYPRPDQSYPRPDRNYPRPEQSYPRPEQSYPRPDQNYPRPDQNYSRPDQNYPRPDQIYPRPVQSYPKPVQSYPRPVQSYPRPD from the exons ATGCTCACTCTGGGGTCTTGGGCCAAG TCAGACCAGAGCTACCCCAGGCCAGACCAGAACTACCCCAGGCCAGACCAGAACTACCCCAGGCCAGACCAGAACTACCCCAGGCCAGACCAGAACTACCCCAGGCCAGACCAGAGCTACCCCACGCCAGACCAGAGCTACCCCACATCAGACCAGAGCTACCCCAGGCCAGACCAGAGCTACCCCACATCAGACCAGAGCTACCCCAGGCCAGACCAGAGCTACCCCACGCCAGACCAGAGCTACCCCACATCAGACCAGAGCTACCCCAGGCCAGACCAGAACTACCCCAGGCCAGAGCAGAGCTACCCCAGGCCAGACCAGAACTACCCCAGGCCAGACCAGAGCTACCCCAGGCCAGACAGGAACTACCCCAGGCCAGAGCAGAGCTACCCCAGGCCAGAGCAGAGCTACCCCAGGCCAGACCAGAACTACCCCAGGCCAGACCAGAACTACTCCAGGCCAGACCAGAACTACCCCAGGCCAGACCAGATCTACCCCAGGCCAGTCCAGAGCTACCCCAAGCCAGTCCAGAGCTACCCCAGACCCGTCCAGAGCTACCCCAGGCCAGACTAG